ATGCCCTCAAACTCACTACCCATGGTCGTCCTTAGCTTAGATGGACACCCCAGGGGAAAGGGAAAAAAGACCAGCCAAAGGAGAAGTTGAGACGATCTTCCCTAAAAGACCTGAATAGCAGATGCCTGATCAAAGAGACAGCACCTCGAGTAGACAGTTGGAAATCCCTTGAAACTGCCTCAGGCAACTAATAGTGCATAGAGGATTGAGTGAGTGAGTGAGTGACTGAGTGGGTGATatcattgtttatttgaaaGGTCACTCTGGGATGACTCCGTACAATATGCTTTTGGATATTGTATAGCGTGTCGTAGGTATGCAGACTTTcaggtctaattttaattacacAGGACTTGCAAATAcatgaataatattttaataacctAACAAGACGTGTTTAGATTATTAGGTACTGTAAAACCATTGGGACTTAGTTTCTAGAGATTTTTTGGTACCTTTCACCAATGAATAGGTCTAAATACCCCGAACATATTATTAAAGACATTCTTTATCCATTACAAGTTTAACTAAATCATAAATATCCCTATAAACCAATAATATTGACAATTCATCAAATTAACATTGTCATggtgattcaaataatatcggGGTCCTCCTTTTAGATTGGGATTGTGGGGAGGACTGGAGCAGGGAAGAGTTCTTTACTGGCCGCTTTACTGAGGTTAGCTGAGCCTACAGGGGAGATTTATATCGACGATGTCAATGTGTTAAAGATCGGCCTCCACGAACtcagaaataaaatatctgTCATTCCACAGGTAAGGCCAACCTGACAAGTCACATACCAATTGAAGAAATTGGTTTGAACATTTTATATGCCAGCACATGAATTACGTTTCTCTCAACTTACATTAGACCATGGAATGATGGGAACTGAATTGATAAACGTTTTGTTTTAAGGATCCAGTTTTATTCAGTGGTACTTTAAGGAAGAATTTGGATTCTTTTGAGGAATACACAGATGGCCAGCTATGGATGGCACTAGAACAGGTACAAACATGGCAGTAAGACTGACAGATGTGtgttataatattgtaaaaacaaGTTATTAATTGTATAAAGTTCTTTAAATGTGTTCAACTCACTATTTAAAGtctgaaattgaaatttaatcagTGTTTACAGATGTATTAAGTCTAAGCTGCATTGCATTTTATTACAGGTACAGCTCAAGCTGAAAGTTCAGAGTGAGAGAGAGGGTCTGTACATGGAGGTGTCTGACAGCGGACAGAACCTGAGTGTGGGGCAGAGACAGCTGGTTTGTCTGGCCAGGGCCATCCTCCGACAGAACAACATACTGGTGCTGGATGAGGCCACCGCCAATGTGGACCACAAGTAGGTCATGGAGTCTTATGGGGGTGACAAGTAGGTCATTTATACTAATCTAAATATTTGGGTCACAAGTAGGTCacaatatcattatattaactttaaattcatttagataaaaaaagtCAGATATCGTAGAGGAGGTCAAAACACTGAATATTAGAATTAGGTTATATTCAGTAGTTTAGTTATTTTGACAGCACTGACATGTTGATCCAGGAAACAATTAGAAGTCGGTTCAAGAATTGTACGGTCCTAACAGTTGCCCACAGGATTCATACCATTATGGACTCCAGTAGAGTCATGGTAAGTATCTTTGCCTCATACCTTCACACAATcacatgttataaaaaataaacaacctAGCAGTACTAGTGTGCAAAATTCAGCATATACTTCATCTCTGTTTTGATAaagtaatttgatataaataacaTTCGGTTTGGATataactgattttaaaatgccTGCATGTGTCTTTATTCTAGGTTTTAAACCAGGGAAAACTTGTTGAATTTGATACACCACATCGACTTCTACAAAAAGAGGATGGATTCTTCAGAAATCTGGTCCAACAGACTGGAAAAGCCCAGGCACAGATTTTACAGACATTAGCTTTAAATTACCACAAAGAGAGGTCCTGGTATATGTTTTTATAGAGCTCTTTTAAtagtttttatcaaaataaagtgATGAAAACAGTAAATCTGTTGCATTTGTTATCTTTAATTTCCATTTCCTACGTACCTTGAAGACAATGTTGTAGCTTGCACCAAGACAAAAACAAAGATCCCATCGTATCTTGTTATAAGTCCTTAGTTCAGTATACTTTTAAAAGGGTCATGGTCACGATTCAAGTCAAACACTCTattctttttaatgtttacaatgcttaagaaaggcatttctaatactgtagattcctaatttaaCGCAATGAATTGAAATCAGCGTAAAATTGCAAAAAGCACATCAAGCTTGTATTTTCCGGacttgtaaactacatgaaaataAGATGAAAAGTCGGCCGGAATTTACCATTTTATATTCGTgcaatttgatggaaaacagTTGAATCGTGTAAAACAAGGAATCTACATTAgtcaaacaaaatttgagtgtcaatCGTCGATTTATAAAAGCAACTTCTAATTCTTTGccgtgtttttgtttacatttttaatttccaGGCTTAGACCAGAGATAATTGTGACAAACGCTAtgtacaaaatagaaaaatcagtttgaaaagAACTTAACTGATATGTtgaattaatgtaaaataaaacatggcACAAGTCTTGTCTGCATAACAAGAATTATAAGCTATGTATAATGTTTATAACTTTACGATTGACCctcacatttttgttgatgaataaaaatgcataaCTTGAGCAttgtaagcaataaaatttatgaatgaaattGACCATAATCGTGACCATCCCCCTTTGACAGTACCTGGTATGAGACGACAATGTTAGTGACAAAAGGTACCAAATCTTTTGCATTTAACTGTACCCCAAAAGTAAGCAAAAATAGTTGCCAAATGTCATGATTTGATAATAACTCTATATGAGGTGACAATATCCGTAACAAAAGGCGACAAATCTCCTGTGTTTATCTCTTCCCCAAAAGTAAGCGACAATAGCTGCCCAATGTCATATACATATTTCTACCCTAAATGTTAGCAACAAAAGGCGCCCAATCAACTTACCCTAAAGTTAGCAACAAAGGATGCCAGATCATCAACCCCTTAAATCAGCAACAAAATGTGCCCAACCATCTACCTCTAATGTCAGCAACAAAAGGCGCCCACTTTTTGAAAAGTGCTTATCAAAAATGTGGTTGATTGGATCACTAGTTATATTTGATTTGGATACTCCTGTGTATGTTTGAAATGCAGAACTACAAAGGGGATAAGAAAGACTAAATATATCAGAAAAGTTAGTTTTGGGTTACTGTGTAAAAAGCTTGCTACCTAATTATTCCGAAAAGCATAACTAAACTTAAATGAACagtgttgctttttttgtttgaaaaagatttttgcgATTGCTACAACTTTTTGTCCTATCCGTCAAAAAAATAAACGAAgtttcgttattttttttatgatattgcaACTTTTTCTCCTATCCGTCAGAAAAATAAACGAAgtttcgttattttttttaagatagtaTGATGATTTCAACATTTACGTATGATTGATTTGGGTATTGATAACCAACAACGAGTCGTTGTTAATTGAAACAGTGATAAAGCAGAGTAAGTAATTGTAGAGTTTGAATTCATGGCCTCTCATAGTTGGTGTTCATGCGATGCTTGATTCGCGTTTTGTTATAGTCAAGTTGAGTTGATAGGAAATGTTTGATTTGGGTATTTGTGTTATTTTCACAAATCAGTATCTACCGGTATCCTATTTTTACGTATAAGTATCTGTAGGGGCCCTCTTAAAGTTCCTGtgtaactattatttttatacCCGTAGTGTACCTCTCTGGACACGGTGTCAGCTATTTCGAAGTTCGCAAGACCTTCTACAAAGAAGCAAGTACGTTCCTTTCTCGGTCTGGTTGGATTCTATCGCAAGATCATACCAAACTTTTTTGCTGTGGCAGCACCACTGACAGATCTTACAAAGAAGGGCCTATCAAACAAGGTGGTGTGGGGTGAAGCACAGGAGAATGCCTTCACAGCCCTCAAATCGGTGCTTATGGTAACGCCTGTTTTGAAATTGCCAAATTTGAATGAAACGTTAATTTTACAGACAGACGCTTCTGATTTGGGAGTTGGAGTTACTTCAGTACGAGGATGGTGTAAAAAGTCAATTGCGTATGCCAGCAAGAAACTTACCAAATGGCAAGTCATGATCAACTACTCCACGATAGAGAAAGAGTGCTTATCAATAGTATGGTCAGTGCAAAAGTTCCGGCGATATCTATACGGAAGGGAGTTTCTTTTAGAAACAGATCATCAACCGTTAGTATACTTGACACAAGCTTAAGTATCCAATGCTCGATTGATGCGATGGGCGTTATTATTACAACCTTATAGATTTTGAATTATATCTATTAAGGGTTCAGATAATGTTGGAGCAGACTGTCTAAGTcgtttgtaaatatatttttgtagattttttttgtggCGTTGATATATGGAAGGGCCCCGAACTGAAAAAGGTTGCTCAAGTTTGTATATGTAATAACTCTCGAGTGTTGAGAGGTCAGTTATATTGATActagaagcattgttttttataaacgctttttcttttgtaagaattatttttgttcattgtcGTGTTAGTTAGCGTAGTTAAGATGGAGTCGCCAACACTACAGGAGCTAACAGAAAACGGGAGAAAGATGGAGTTGAAGGGGACAGACCTTCAGAAATTCTTCTAACAGCAAACTCATTATCGGTATTTGAGAGCAGCAGAAAGATCTAAGGAGAAAGAGGAGAGAGAGTATCAGCTGAAGAGAGAAGAACTGGATTTGGAGAGGATGAAGTTAGCGGAAGCTAAACGTATTGCTGAAGCTGAAAGTAAGTACAAAGAGACGTTACTTAAGCTTGAACAACAGTTACAAGAAACTAAAACTGATATGTCTAGTAATGCTTCTGCGTTATGCTACAGCACGGAAGTGGAACGGCGAAACGTGGGCGGTAAACCTTGATGCGTTGCTACGGGGAAGAGCGTTGGACGTATACTCTCTTCTGCCACAAGAGAGGGCCCTAGACTATGCAACCCTGAAGGCAGCTCTGTTGAAACGTTTCGAGAAGACTGAGGAATGGTTTAGACAGCAATTTCGCAGATGTCGCCCAGAGAGAGGTGACACATTTACCCAGTTTTCTGTTAGATTAGCGAGCTATCTCGACAGATGGATAGAAATTGGGAAAGTGAACAAGACTTTTCAAGGATTATATGACTTTGTACTTCGTGATCAATTTCTTATCAGTATGCAACAAAGACTTAATTTTGTTTCTTAAAGAACgcattttcaataatattcaaGATATGTGTGCTTTGGCTGATCAATATAAGGAGGCAAGATGTGCTAACATTCAAACATTAGATAACTCTAACAGAAAAGACACATCAGTTGATCCTCAGAATTCTAGCCAACCCAAACCTCAGGTTCAGCGAGATCAGAAGGAAACTGCAGGGAAACCCAAAGACCAACCACCCAAAGCAAGGATGGATGTAACGTGCTACAAGTGTCGTCGAAAAGCAGGCCACTTCTCATATCAGTGTTCAAAGGAACGAAATTCTGTTGGGATGGCAGTCGACGGAAAAGGATCTTCGGATAACAGTTATCTAGTCAAGTGCGCTACATTTACTACAGTAACTACTACCTCATCCGTATCCGCAGCAAAAAAATTAGTATACCGAACACTTCTTGTAACGCTAGTGCATCAGTAGGTAGCTTGCCTACAAGTGATGGTATACTTAATGACCATTTTGTGAAAGTGTTGAGAGACATTGGGTGTAATGGGGTTGTTGTTCGTCAAGCGTTAGTTCCAGAGGAGCAACTGACAGATGGATCACAGATTGAGGCACCGATAGCTCGTGTGAGTATTGATACGCCATATTTTGTGGGTGAAGTTGGTGCTTGGTGTTTGGAAAATCCTCTATTTGAGCTTATAATAGGAAACATCCCAAAAGCCAGAGACCCATCTGATCCAGATCAAAACTGGAAGCCGAGTCAGCTCTTCATGTACCTGACATAATTGGTCCAGAACTTTCCTGTAGTCCAGATGACGTCATCCGAGCTCAAGGAGAAGATGAATCATTGCACAAGATAAGGCAGCTAGCTGAACAACCTGCAGACGAAAGCAGCAAAGTCCGGAAAAACGGTATTCTTTATCGATCTTTTCAATCACCTACAgttgaaaataataagaaaatttcTCAACTTATCGTACCAAAACCTTCGAAAAACAAAGTAATGTCTCTTGCACACGATTCATTAATGACTGGACATTTAGGCTCAAGTAGGACAGCATATAAAGTTATGTCTGAATTCTATTGGCTTTGGGTGCAGGCGTATGTGCGTCGTTATTGCAGATCGTGTGACATTTGTCAGAGAACGACTCCCAAAGGAAGGACAACAAAGGTTCCTCTCGGTGAATTGCCGCTTATCGACGTCCCTTTTCAACGTGTAGCAGTGGACTTGATAGGACCGATAAAGCCAGCTACGGACCGGGGCAATCGCTACATTTTGACGCTGGTGGACTTTGCTACTCGTTGCTACTCGAACAGAAAGGTATAGAGACAGAGAAAGTTGCTGAAGCTTtgattgatatattttgtagaaTTGGAGTTCCGAAAGAAACGCTTACGGACCAGGGTACGTAATTTACGTCAGAGCTGATGGCAGAGACGAGTCGCCTTCTTTCCTTTAGGCAGCTTACGACTACACCTTACCACCCGATGTGCAATGGTCTTGTTGAACACTTCAATGGGACGCTGAAACAGATTCTACGCCGTTTATGTGCAGAGCGACCAAGTATCTATCAGCAGCTTTATTCGCCTACCGTGACGCTACTCAAGAAAGTTTAGGTTTCTCGCCTTTTGAACTTGTGTATGGACGAACTGTGAGAGGACCGAAGAGAATTTTGCGTGAACTCTGGACTAAAGAGGTAAATGATCCTGAAGTTCGTACTACTTATCAATACATTGTAGATCTCAAAGAGCGGCTCGAGTCAACGTGCACGATGGCCAAGGAGAACCTGACAGAGACAATGAGAATGATGCAGGTGTTTTAGGAATTGCAGGAGTTGCAGTCGTAGATCTTGCTGACGACGAAGACGATGGGGAAGACGAGCTGTGCGATTCTCCGGGGCAGGAAAGAACAGAAGGTGCTAGGGAAGTTACAGTAAGTGATGACCTCTCTGAAGAAGAAGACACTGAAATACGAACATTACTTGACGATTTTGAAGATGTTTTATCAGATGTTCCTGGTGTAACGACTTTGGGGGTCCACGACATCAAGTTGACGACAAATGAACCAGTTCGTACGAAACCATATGCTCTTCCTTCGTTTCCCGAGATACCGTGTGTGAAGAGGTGCGGAAGATTATAGAAGCAGGCGTAGTTGAATCGTCGTCAAGTCCATATTGTTCACCAATAGTTATTGTGAAGAAGGACGGGACTAACAGATTCTGTATTGACTTTCGCGCAATCAATAAAATCACTGTTTTTTATGCTGAAACAATCCCTAACGCTGATGGCATTTCTGTTCAATTGTCAGGTTGTAGATATGTGTCTAAATTCGATCTTTCTAAGGGCTACTGGCAGTTACCGTTGGGGCAATCTTCGATTGAGATCACAGCGCTCCAGACTCCGATGGGTTTGTAACAATTTTCAGTGATGCCGTTCGGGTTAGACAATGCGTCTGCTAGTTTTAGTCGCCTTATGAGAAAATTTCTTGAAGGGATGCAATGTGTTGATAACTTTATTGACGATGTCATTGTTTTTACACGTACGACTTTTTAGAGAGACTTTGTGCTGCGAACCTTACTGTTAAACCTAGCAAATGTTTCATAGGATATAAAAGTCTTTAGTGTCTTGGGCATATTGCAGGAAATGAGGAACTTCGACCACTTCCAGACAAAGTGTCAGCTACAGTACGTATTAGTCAGTTTCTATTGTTTGATTACCTTTTTTAAACTGCCGCATTACAGACCTTGCAGACAGTGGCCACGTTTTCTTCATGATAGGTATGAGCAGCTAAGGTTTTGAGTAACCCTTTCTCCTATTAGGGgtaagttaaactattttatacttttgtaaTTTAACTACGGCTCAGTCTTTTTACATTACTGTGGAGtttatattaagtatttttgttactttttgatATACTGGTTTTACGAGGTAGAACTGTTACATGTTAACATAGGTGCTTGCTCGCGCGTGTTCCTGTGTGGTCACGTGTCGAGTGTGTGTGCTTAATATTGGGATATAAATGCATGATATACTTGTATTTTTGCCGTGTAGTACAGTGTACTTGTATATTGTCCGTGTAGTACGGAGTATTTGTATATTGTTTTGACGtggtttttctttgtttaaaagtgTGATACTCTTAACGTTATGCAGTGTTCGTATTCGCTGTGGTTTCGTGCTGTTGTATGGCGTGCTGTTGTTGccataatgttatatttaagtCCGTGCGACTATGTTTATGTAAGCTATATTAATCATGTGactcaaaatatgtttatttgtttaatttaataaggTCCCTATCCAGTTTCTGGCAGTCCATCGCCATGGTTATACCTGTCCGCCACTGTCTCACGCCATACCATATCTACCGTCTACTCACTGGGTGGCATCTATTTCTATTCTACATGCCTGTGATGGAGACTTGGGACACCAGACaacttaaacattttattattcatgttatgtataaattatgtatatttgtttagttttattttatataaaaattgtaaatagaaATCGAATCTTGTTGTGTTTGACTAAACAATCACGACAgttatataatacaatgtaaagAATATTTCCAACTGCATCTATTGCAACGATTCTACTTAAGCAACACTTTGCATCACTGTTACTGCAAtcataatataattaaatacaaGTTATGTTTTAGCTATAAATGAACGTACAGTTATCATCTATCGCTAATTATGTTAAAAGGTACCAcaaatcaaatatgaaaattatgaatgGTTTGACTGTAATagttataaacattttatttactagtatttgtcaagattttttttattggctaCCCCAACTGGagaacatttaaataaaaagaatacatCAACAgatttttccatttaaaaaaaatctatttactCATGTTTTAATTCCAGTTAGCAAAAGGACATTTAaactatgtttaatttttaatattttaacaaacaattagGAAAAAACCTTAAGGTTTGGTGGTTTCGAGCCGTAATTCCATAAGGTGAACAAATTGCTGGTGCTATAACATCTGAGCCAATTCAGTCACAACAAAGTGTACTGTTTCAATGCTACATGGGACATTCGCCACAAATACACggacatatattatttttctaaaacgttcaattatTGGGatccaaaattatattttaaatatacagtGGATCATTTTTCTACGtgtttgttgattaaaatcggttaGTTTCCATTATACCTTATCTTGCCTATGacaaaatatggagcacagactcATTTTTAATAAGTAAAGATATTGAAGTCAGGATATTCGGTTCAGGCGAGCTAAAAATccataacaaaacaaaacgctATACAATCACAATGTTCCTGAAACTGTGTTGTAACgttttaatataaatactgtACCTGAAACCGTAAAGTCTAGTGTTGATTATCAATTGTATAATGCACAATACATGAGATCTACCTGAAAATGGTATAGCCGTCGTGACAACAAAGGGTAGTCTTTAGAAAATTACTAAGCAAACAtaaattagttttcaaaaacgAGGGTAGGTATATATTTGGTGTCATTCTCAAGgcatagaaaaaaaacttgtgtTCGAATTTAATTTGAATGCTTCGTATATATTCTTGATTCATGTAACAATAAACACCTTTCCAAAGTTTACATTACtggataaatatttaaacattaacaaTCAGACTGATGAATAACGCCTGTCATAAAtgactgaaaatgaaaatgaaaacaaacaaaaaaaaccataaactttgaaaatgaaaacatctCTGTTTTAAATAGTTTGATGCAATTAATCAAAGTTGATTAAAAGAtcttaatattgtatttttgtcTAAATGTGCAGACAGTAAATGTATAGCCAGTGGTCCAAATCAACTGCATTTTCGATTAACACTTTCCATACAGTGGTACCTTTAATCAGCGACAAAAAGACGCCAAATTATATACCCTTAATGTCAGCGACAAAGGGTGCCTTATCTCCATTACCTATTTTCCCCCAAAGGAGTGAAATTGCGATGATGCTATGGCGGAGCCCGACGATTTTTCTAAAAATGGGATACTTGTGTTTGccggggttggggggggggtggggggggggggggtcccgagGCATATTTTTAGGAATTTAACTATACAAAAGTAATAACATTAGATTTTCAAGGAGATGAAGTTCGACGTCTTCTCCCCTTTAGATCTGTGCATGAATGTcgcaaattgaaattaaaatgtcaCAGTATTTTAATAGCAGTATTGATCTAAGGTAAGCATGCAGCTGATAAGTGACAGGATTCTGGAAGTGCATGTGTACATATTCTGGCGAACATTTAGTTTCATGTGAAGTATATAATGATTGGGCATAGGCAACACTGGTAAACACATGTTACAtaacacaataaaatattaataaatataaatgatagcAAGATGTCCTAGCGCTTGCATACTGATAACATTTGAGATTAATCGGCAAAGCTTGGGCAAGTAAGGTGCCTGCAGAAAATTATTAGTAATCGACCGAGGCTTATTGAATGGGATCAAAAAAGGCTTAGACGAAAGTCCAAGGTTGCGAAGGCGAGAGAGCAAACTTGCGAAGGCAAAGAATAAATAGTAATATTGGTAGTTaagataaaaatttgataaagataaatttatcaatatcattattTCTATTATCATGTGCCctttttaatatattcgatCAGTGCGCACTATCTATTCACGATATAATattatagtcaggtactctttaCACCTTCTccaagaaatgtaaatgaaaagtaTTCATATTCCATTGCTAGCTACCTCTTTAGTTTTTTCCAAAGAAAATATAGGTCATTATATCTTCGATTGACAATATTTTTCACTAGTGAATAATTTATCatattaatacaataaatatattacttttatgattttttcccGGTACTTCTTTTAATTGAGTGTGTTGGGGGTTttctgtcttcttttttttggagACGGAACGCTTATGCAACGCTTTCTGATCGCATATGTGTAGACTGTTGGCACAggtatggcacgccaaattcacagaAAATgagttaatcatagtttcataGTCCATAAACTAGGTTTAACGGCTGTAAACTAAAGTTTACGGATTTTACACTATAGTTAACGACGATAATCTATATTTCAtatctgtaaaccatagtttaAGCATCATCTATGTTTCAACTGTgttaaactataattaacactgaaaacaaccatttgcaattgcaaaacatagtttatctgataaatatagtttcaagAGTGTgcaactatgattaacaacgaatgcaaattatagtttacagatgtgaatctatattcaTCTGCATAATCTATCGTTAACGTTATTTGCAGACAGATCAACATAAATTATCATTTGTAAGCTATGGTTTACTAATGTTAAAAATGGTTTTGCAGATAAAATCTATAGTAAACGGATcgttaattatagtttacgAATCGTTAACTAAAGTTTACGAACCGCAAATTATAGTTAACAAGAAACTAtagttaactatagtttagagtcCGTAAACTAAAGTTAACAGTTGGTAAACCTAGTTTATCATATGTGTCTTTATCTAACTCCGTTTATCtatgtttcacatctgtaaCCATAATTAACGCAAACATTTGTTTTAGACGTGTAAAAGTATAATTAATactgaaaacaaccatttgcgattgtaaaacatgatttatctgataaatatagttcacgattgtgaaactatgaagaacaactctaaactatagttaacgaatgcaaattatattttacagatgTGAGTCTATATTTATCTGCAAAATCCATCGTTAACGTAATTTGCAGACAGATTAACTTACATTAttattcgttaactatagttaacaaccgttaaatatagttttacagatgaaaactaTAGTTGACGAATCTTTAACTATAGTTTGCGGTTCGTAAAATATAGTTACAAGTCGATAAACCTAATTTATCAAATGTGAAACATGTTTCGCTCATTTTGGTGAATTTGGCTAGCCATACATATGTTTGCAGTTTGTAATGCTAGTGACACAAGACTGGTGGGAGTATTTGTTACAGACATGAGAAACTATGAACACCAATTTCTTAACGAAGTCagtgatttatttaattaattcagaGAGCTGCTGACCACAGTGACATTCAAGTAAAAGTCGAATATTTTGGATATTGGTAAGCcatatttgtatacattattctatttatatttaaacaagtCTTACTGTCAGAGGTAAAACCCAAGAGGACCCGATTAAAACAGAAATCGATCAAGATGAAAGCGTGTTCAAAGGATGTGAAAAGCGGGGACATCGTTTCGTGCAAGACGTTTAAAACGTTCAGCATTTGTGAAAAATCGTTAAATGCGTTTTAGGCAAAGTATCTTAGAATGCAgtgtttcgtgtaaatcgtttacAGCGTTTCAAGCAAAAAGTACGGCTTTCGTTTACCGATAAGCGTTTCATGTTAACATGCAGCGAGAATGTCGTGAAGTAGTGCTTTTCATTGTATATTCAAATTTACCAATTCCTGGCGGCcaaattaaatgaaatcaaagtattgaaactCCTCGAGGTGGAATGACAATTTCcgaaattatatttacatttaccgaATATGATTCCCGCTATTTCTTAAGAAAACTTATCATTAAGTTCATCTTTATAGAAACAATCTACACGCTCCTTTTATCGATTGATCGAAATCTACAGCAACGTAAGTCACGAagtgcacaaaataatcatg
The nucleotide sequence above comes from Magallana gigas chromosome 2, xbMagGiga1.1, whole genome shotgun sequence. Encoded proteins:
- the LOC136273172 gene encoding ATP-binding cassette sub-family C member 4-like, which codes for MKRLEAMTKSPIFSHISDTLVGLQSIRALGMSRKFLQDFDRFQDRHTGAFFLYLSANRWYSLRSLFFLDIYFIFVILLSLVLRDMIGLSGGLFGMALNYLLTMADPFEDMMRLSAVLNTQITSVERIMSFTRLEQEAPIVSDFPPPSSWPQNGEIELVNVGLRYSSDTDHVLHNITCLMKSREKIGIVGRTGAGKSSLLAALLRLAEPTGEIYIDDVNVLKIGLHELRNKISVIPQDPVLFSGTLRKNLDSFEEYTDGQLWMALEQVQLKLKVQSEREGLYMEVSDSGQNLSVGQRQLVCLARAILRQNNILVLDEATANVDHNYFDSTDMLIQETIRSRFKNCTVLTVAHRIHTIMDSSRVMVLNQGKLVEFDTPHRLLQKEDGFFRNLVQQTGKAQAQILQTLALNYHKERSWYMFL